The Triticum aestivum cultivar Chinese Spring chromosome 5A, IWGSC CS RefSeq v2.1, whole genome shotgun sequence genomic sequence CCTTGGAGAGGACCTTGGCGTTGACGTTGGGGAGCGGGATGATGTTGTCGGCGCAGCCGTCCTCCACCATGTGCTTGATGGTCTGCGACGCCAtcgccaccgccacctccacctcGAAGTCCTCGCCGTCGGAGCTCTTGAGCGTGAGCTTCTTCGCCGCCGCCGATGCCGCCATTGGTCCGATCGCCGGGGAGGGGGGGCGAGGGTTTTGGGGGTGGTGCGCGGCGGGAAACCCTAGGAGCGGAGGCAAgtgggggtggtggtggggtggggtggggtggaatggaggggaaggggaaggggggcGCCTTTTATTTCCGGCGTCGCAGAAAGGAAGGCTCTAGAACCGGGGCCGTTGGGGTTCCTGGGCCCGAAAACCTGGGCCTTGGAGATGTGGCGGGCTTTCTGGGCTGTGGCCCTTTTGATGTCTCTTTCcgttaaaatgaaaaaaaaaacgcTGAGTATGTTTctcgaaagaagaaaaaaaaaggcaaTCACGGGGTTTCAGAGGATACTGCAGAGAAACATTCCAACTTTTTGTGTGACTTTTGATTCTTCAAATGGATTTCAAATACTGATACGATGCCTCCAAGAATATGTTTCAGTGCCTTATTGGAATGTGCACACGCATTCCTGTACTAGTATTTTATTGGAAGTATTATCCAAGAAGAAATGTCTGCAGATTCGCATGCGTATTTCTTCGGAGCACCAGCCAAGCATGCTCGAAGATTCATCCAACCAGTTGATGTCAACGTGCTAGTGGTAGCTACAGATCACTTGCTCAGATCAaagagcaacaagaagaacgagaagaaagcgAAAGAAAGAAGCTGACTGCAATTTGAACAAAACAGTGTCCGCGAGGTGCACGCAGCTGGCTCGGGTCAAAAGCACGGCGCAGTGCTGCTGATGGCTCGCGCCGCCGCGTCGCCAGCCTCCCCGCGGCGAGACGAGAAGGAGTCGACCCTGAGGCGGTGCCGGAACGCCGAGATGAACTCCTCCGCGCGCCTGTCCACCTCCGCCGCGTCGCCGGcggctccttcctcttcttcttctccgcccGTCGGCGCCACGACACCGCGGTCAACCACCAGCGCCATGCAGCGGTCGGCCGCGACGTAGGGTGGCGCGAGAGCCGCCGGTTCGGCGTCGGCCCCGCGCCTCTTGCTGCTccgcctcttcttcagcttcttcgccgCGCCGTCGCCCGCCGGCGCCACCTCCGCGGCGACGCCGCCCGTTGCCGACGCCGCGGCGGGTCGCTTGGTGGGCTGCAGGGACACCACGACGATGCAGGCGACGAGGAcgttgaggagcaggaagaggacgGGCGACGGCGCCGCGGCGAGCACCTGCGCGGGCAGGGGCCACCACCAGCGGTCCACGAGCACGGCCGGCGCCAGGCTCTTGACCCCGGAGACGAACAGCGCGGCCGCGGCGGCCGCCAGCGCCGcctccaccagctcctcctccctccgcggcgccttcctctccacctccgccATCAATCCTGCCGCCTATTCTCTCTGCTCCCCGGTGG encodes the following:
- the LOC123104619 gene encoding uncharacterized protein, translating into MAEVERKAPRREEELVEAALAAAAAALFVSGVKSLAPAVLVDRWWWPLPAQVLAAAPSPVLFLLLNVLVACIVVVSLQPTKRPAAASATGGVAAEVAPAGDGAAKKLKKRRSSKRRGADAEPAALAPPYVAADRCMALVVDRGVVAPTGGEEEEEGAAGDAAEVDRRAEEFISAFRHRLRVDSFSSRRGEAGDAAARAISSTAPCF